The nucleotide sequence CCCTGCCCTTTGAGTTAACGGCCTTTGAACACCGGTTCACGCTTCTGCATCATGGCCATGACGCCTTCACGCACGTCTTCGCTCTTGATCAGGGTGAACAACAATTCGTTGAGCTGGGAGAGTGCCGCATCGTCACCCTCGTCGCGGGCGTGGAAGGCCGATTGCAAGGTGGCCTTGATCGCCAAAGGGGCCGCCTTGGCAATGCGCTCGGCGTATTCAATGGCGCGAGCCAGCTCCTGGCCCGGCTCCACGACCTCGGCCAGCAGGCGCATGCGCAGCGCATCGTCGGCGTCGAACGCTTCGCCGGTCAGCATGTAGCGCATGGCATCGGTCCAACCGGCAGCCTGGGTGAAACGCACGGTGGAACCACCAGACGGTGAAATGCCGCGCAGCACTTCCAGGTGAGCGAAGCGCGCGTCACGGGCGGCGATCGCAATGTCGGCGTTGAGCACCAATTCAATGCCCGCGGTCCAGCAGGTGCCTTGCACCGCAACGACCACCGGTTTGCTACGACGCGGCTTCGATACGCCCCATGGATCAATGCCTTCATCCGGGTATTTGAAAGCCCCCGACGCCAGCTTCGGTGTCAGTTCCATCAGATCGAGGCCGGCGGTGAAATGCTCGCCATGGGCAAACACGACGGCGCAACGCATCTCACCGTCGCGCTCGTATTCACCCAGGGCCAGGGCAAGGTCGGTCAACATCGCGCTGTCGAAAGCATTGCGCTTGCCGGCCCGATCCAGGCCGATCAGGAACAGGTGCCCGCGCTGCTCCCGGGTGACGCGACCCGGACCGCTGTTTGCTTCGCTCATGGAAAAACTCTCCTGGCTTCATGAGGGTGAGCCTGAATGATCCAGGCAGCCTTTCATTACTTACCGAACGTTCGGTTTATACAAATTAAACAAACATTCGGTAACCGTCAAATTGAGGGCCCCAGGCTTATGACGTAGAATCAATTTGCATGATTGATAGCAGGAGTAACCCGTGCGCCCACCGAAAATTCCACGCGATGAGCTGCTGCTGCGCTGCGCCAATACCTTCAAGCGCCTTGGCTATCACGGCACCACCATGGACGAATTGTCGTCCGCCTGCGGCCTGACCAAGGCGTCCTTCTACCACCACTACCCCAACAAGGAAGCGCTCTTGCGGGATGTGCTGGACTGGACGCATGAGTGCTTGAAACAGTCGCTGTTCAGCATTGCCTTCGATGAGAACCTGTCTGCGCAGGAACGCCTCGCCCGCATGGGGCGCAAGGCCAAGCGGCTTTTCCAGGATGATTCGATTGGTTGCCTGATGGGCGTCATTGCCGTCGATGCCACGTATGGAAAGGTGGAGCTGATGGCACCGATCCGGCGCTTCCTGGATGATTGGACTGCCGCGTTCGCCGAGCTCTATCGCGTTACCTGCAGCCAGGCCGAAGCGCAAAGCCTGGCGCGGCAATTGGTGGCTGATTTCGAGGGGGCGATCCTGCTGGCCCGGATCTACGGCGATCCAAGTTATATCGATGCCGTGACCGAGCGTGGTTTGCGTCAGCTGGAGCTCACCAGGATTGGTGCCTAGATCTGGTCGGACACATACTGCTCAACCGACACGGCCAAAACCGCGCAGCCCGCCTGGAAATCAGACTCCTCGAGGGTCTTGCGCCATTGCGCGACGAATGTGTGAAGTGCTGGAGTTCAGCCGCAAGTTCACGGTGGTCACCAGCGGCAGCGTTGAGTGATAAACCCATTGCGTCGCCAACGGCTCGTTACTCAACGAGCCGTTTTCATGAGTGTCCCCAGACTGCATTCCACCCGCATCAGCGCAGAATCAACACCGCCGCCACCGCAGTCACCAGCACCACGCCGAATACCATGCGGGCAATCCACGGTGCTGTCAGCCAGATGCCGGTCACCCCGGCAATCTGCCCGACGTTTTTCTCCGTCAGGCGGAAACTCGGCTCGCGAAAAGGGTTGCCGCATTGAGGGCAAGCGTAGGCCTTGTCGGAAATACGGGAAGAGCATTCAGGACAATCGATCAGACTCATTGCGCTACCTCAGGTGGGTTGGACTTCGGCCACTCAACAGACCACTCATCAGCTTTTTTGTTCTGAACCAAGCGTAGCCGTTTGGATAGAACTTTCATGAGACGTCGAGTAGCTCTCATTCCGGAAGGATTCGCGGTTTCCAGAGTTGCCAGGCCAACCAACGGCCAGTACTCAAGGCCCAGGCAATTAATGCGATCAATCCCACACCTAACAACATTCCGTGTACGCCGACATTGCTGATGAGCTTGCCAGCGATGAAGGGAAACCCGAACACTCCTATGAAGTACGCCAGACTGAAAAGCAGGAGCGCCTGTGCCGTCAATCCCGGTGGCGCTTCGTTGGCAGCCAGCCCGTTAATCACCGAATAGTTAAGACCATAGCCGACGCCAAGCAAGGCAGCAGTCAATGCATAGCTGAGACTGTCGTGAACCCACGAACCGAAACCCATCACAGCGATCGACATCAATGTGGTCAATGCGCAGGAAGTCGCGAATGGATTACGTTTGACGACCCAACCGGCAATCAACAACCGACAAGCGATAGCGGCACCCATGAACCCAAGAAAAAACAGGGAGTAGTCCAATCCTTGACTGGCGGCATAACTGGTCTGAAAACTGCCCAGTCCGCCGAAGATCGCGCCTCCCAAACCCACCATGAGGATGGACAACGCCGAACGTGAGCGCAGTACCTGCACAGCCGATTTCAGGCCAAGTTGTACCTTATTGCCAGACCGACGCTGCGACTCAGCGAAGTCCCTTCCGATCCACCAAAAATACAAGCCACCCAGCACAGCCGAGGCCGCCGCACAGAAAAAGGCTGTCTGGACAGGTAACCCCCAGTGGCTTGCCAGCTTGCCTGCGAAAGGTCCGCTGCCGATTCCGGACAACATGCTGCCTGAAAGAAGCGCGAAACAATGAGTTCGCCTGGACGGCTCGATCATGGCCGCGACCATGATTGGCCCCACCGTATAGAACAGCCCCCATCCGATCCCCAACAACAAACCGCAAGCCAACAACGCGTTGCCAAGCCCTGGTAGCAGGGCAAAACCCAACGATGCAAGGACCAGAAAGACGGCAGCCAGGGCCATGCACCGTGCCATGCCGATGCGCTGCATCAAATGCCCCGAGCCCACCACCGCCGCGAGCGTACTCACCATGGCAACGGCAAAGACTTGCCCGGCGTCGCGCTCAGTTCCCCCCAAGGTAGACACGAGCAACGAGACCAGAAAGGTGGCGCCGTAAGCAATGGACAGCAGGAAACTGGCTACGCAAAACAGGCCGAATCGATGGGCGGGTTTGTTATCTGAGAGAAGCGGCATCGGTATTTCTCACGCGTGGGCCAGACCTCTATGTAGCATGGCCGCGCGCGAGAATAGACATCGTGATAACGGAGTCAAGATTAGGAAAGTTGCACCTTTTGGGAACTGCGCAGTAGCAGGACACTAGCGACAGGGCATGCCTACCCACTCCACCTTGTTTGCCAGATGCCCTCTGGCAAACTCGCAGGGAACCCTGGATCCCCTGCGTTGCCTCGCAGCCTATTGCTGAACATGCTTGGACAAGGTCGCCTTAAGCGCATCGGAGACAAGAGCAACCAGGATCGGCTGGGCATTGGCCTGCATGTAGCGCCCGATTCCGGCTTGCCGTTCTTTCACTTCCGCTGCGTACTTCGAAGCGCGGCCCTGGGCAACGAGCGACGACAACTCTTCCCCGGAGAAGGACTTCTCATAAGCTACGGCAAGGCTCTCATCCCATTTGGGCTGGTATTGCGGCAACAACGCATTGATCTCGTCGGATAGCGCACTGTTCGCGCTGGCATTGCCAAGCTTATCGGCGATCATTGCGTAGGTTGTCGTGCTTTTCGCCGTCAGCAGTGCAAGGGAAGAGAGTTTCTTGCCCAGTCCAGTCTGGGCAACGAGCACGCGAGCCTCATTAAGCGAAGCTGCATCAGCTTGAACGGTAGTTGAGCAAGTGATGAGCAGCGTCAATGCGACCGCTGCCGATGAAATCCTTTTCATTTTTTCCATTTCCAATCGGGGAGCAATGGGGTCTAGGGTAGTTTCATACCTCGAGCCATGCCACCGGGATTCCCCTTGCGGTCGGTTTTTTACAACGCAGACGGCCGAAGGCACGAGACCATGAATCGCTTACATGAACATGGTTTCACCAATGATCCGATAAACAAATTGATTTGGTTGATGGCGAAAGGGCTGGAGCTAGGTAGGCAGATAGCCAACCGATTATTTGGGCGGGGCTCAAGTGGGGCAGCTCGGCCTTCCCAACAGCTAGCAGCGAGGATCGATTGACGAGCATGCCAATTTTCTCTAGATTTCGCCCCGTCGAAGCGACTGACCAGATGAGATTGAGCGCTTCCCAGCGGCAAAAGCCGTAACCGCGCAAGGCGGTTCGTAAGTGGTGTCTGGATCTGCGTTACCAAAAAAGAGACGCCTACGGCGTCTTTTTACGTTTTTGCCATCAACGCTTGGTCGATGAAAGCTTTGCTCCTGATCAAAAAGGTTGACCTTTACATAAGTGGCGTTATCCGCAGAGCATCAGCTGCGCTTGTGCGCACGGGCGATGTCCGCTCCGGTAAGGGTAGGCTGGGGTTTCTTAATCCTGCGGCCCATAACATAGCAAGCAACCGGCGCCGATTCGCCAGTTGCCAGCTCAGCCGAGGATGTCACAGCGACAATCCGCCAACCGTCGGCCAGTGCTTCGTTGACATCCTTAACGCTGAATAGCTCCTGAATCACGTCCACTTCATGCAACTGCATCGTTCTTGCTCCTACGATTGGCCCAATAAGGATAGTCGTCCGGGCAGAGTCGTTCAGTAATTCGGTCGGCCCTACTTCGTCGGCACCAACGTAAAACGTGTTTCAGGCGCACCTGGGGGATCGAGTCGCACTAACGTTAATCCCTCCACTCGGCCAGCCAGTGCGCCGTCGTAGTAGAACTGTTTATCTTTAATACCGCCAGCGTGCCAGCCGCCTTCGAAATACTCACCGTGGTTGATTTCACCAATTTTTATGCCTTCCGGATCAATCACCTCATACCGCCCTTGTGGATCGAACTGGTCACTCATGCTCAGCTCCCTATATTGATGAATGCTTCGTTGCCTACAAAAAGGTTCATATTCGGACGACCGCAACTATTGAACTGACGGCTTATGGCTGACTATTCCCTTTACGACTGGCATAAACCGACCAGGCGTTACAGCCTAAACTCGTGGGAGTAGTAACCGCGCCAGAAATGAAAAGCATCGCCCACAGCGATGCAAAGATCCTCCGAATCGGTCTTGTTAGGGTATTTCATGAAAAAACAGAAAACATCATGCTCGCCCGGGTCGTCATAGTCAGGCTTACGAGGTCTTGAGTCGAAAGAATGAAGTTTATTAGCTACGTGCTTCAAGTCATTTGAAAAATGACGGCATGCATCTAACTTCAGCAAAGCAACCGGCGAGACAGCTTTGATTAGCGGCTCCAACTTTTTCAGACGATCTTGGCCATTTTTTACTATGGGCCAGAGTTCTGCCGCTACCTTGTCCGAAACGTGGTTCAGCAGAATGGACGCAGCGATTAAGCGCCTGTATACCAGTGAGAAATTACTCCGATTAAGTGGCCTATCCGCTTGGTAAGCACACCAAAAGTCGTCGTAAGCCGGATTAGCTAGATCACCGAAATATCCGCGAGATCCATTCAGGTTCAGATCACCCATAACCAATCTCCCTCGGCCCTATGTCGGATTCCCCGCCCGACCGCCGTTCAAGCCCGATGCTCGGTCGGATGGTAGGCTGATCAAATCCGACCAGCGATGTCAGCGATTACGGTGCAAGCTGCAGATTTGTGCTGCGTGCCACCGCCGAACTCGTCGACTTGCCCGCCGAGAATTACGGCGTTTGCTCGTTGAATCAGATCATCTTTATGCGGCCCCGCCGCCTTCAACAGTCCAGCCAATGCAAGCTCCATTGCAACCTCACGCTTCACGTCCATTCGATTCTCCTCAACCCGACCCTATGTCGTCTGTGGGAAGCTAGCCGATCCATTAGAGTTACGCCACTCGGCTCTCCCGCTTGCCAATTTTGAGCGGTCAATAGCCGCCAATTGAGCACAGCGATCTGAGGCTAAAAAATTGCCCTCCAGTCCCATATGGCCCTTTTCCAGACGCCAAAAACCACAAACCCCCGACTTTCTCTAGGAAAATCAGGGGTTTGTGTTTGCAGAATGTGGCGGTGAAGGAGAGATTCGAACTCTCGATACAGTTTCCTGTATACACACTTTCCAGGCGTGCTCCTTAAGCCACTCGGACACTTCACCGTGTCTCGGCAAACTGTTCAGTCTGTCGAGGCGCGCTAATGTAGTCGAAAGCTTTTCCGATGGCAAAGGTTTTTTTCAGAATTTTCATGCGGTTAAGGTGTTCGGGCATTTCAAACGCGACGGGACAGGGCAAACCGGCCAATCTCCGGGTTGGCGCGGACACCGCCCCATGGATGCAGACACGGCCGACTGGGCGGTACAGACTGTTTATACGGCCCGAGGCTGACCGGTGAGTCAGTCACGGCGCTTTACCTGATCTGCGGCGGTGGGTAACGTCTGCGTCACTTCTCTTACAAGGAACGCGTCATGAGCGACCTGATTGCCTACCATCTCGAAGACGGTATCGCGACCCTGACCTTGAACAACGGCAAGGTCAATGCCATCTCACCGGACGTCATTGCCGCGTTTAACGCTGCGCTGGATCAGGCGACGGAGGATCGGGCGATCGTGATCATCACCGGGCAACCGGGGATCTTGTCGGGTGGTTATGATCTGAAGGTGATGACCGCCGGCCCCAAGGAGGCGGTGGGCCTGGTCACCGCCGGCTCGACCCTGGCCCGTCGCCTGTTGTCACACCCCTTCCCCGTCATTGTCGCTTGCCCTGGCCATGCGGTGGCCAAAGGCGCGTTCCTGCTGCTCTCGGCGGACTACCGCATCGGCGTGGACGGGCCATTCAGCATTGGTCTGAATGAAGTACAGATCGGCATGACCATGCATCACGCTGGCATCGAGCTGGCCCGTGATCGCTTGCGCAAGTCTGCGTTCCATCGCTCGGTCATCAATGGCGAGATGTTCAATCCGCAGAGCGCCGTGGATGCCGGTTTCCTCGATAAGGTGGTGCCGGCGCAGGAGTTGCAGGAGGCGGCGCTGGAAGCGGCGCGTCAGTTGAAGAAAATCAACATGAAGGCCCACAAGAACACCAAGTTGAAAGTGCGCAAGGCACTGCTGGAAACCCTGGACACCGCGATCCTGCTGGACCAGGAATACCAGGGGTAACCCTGTGGGAGCGAGCCTGCTCGCGATAGCGGTACATCAGCTTGCATCATGACTGAATGTACCGCCGTCATCGCGAGCAGGCTCGCTGCTACAAGACCGGTAATCGCTCTAGCCTGCTGTTCTCCCGCCTTTGCAAACATGCCCATGAACATCGCCCATCTCCGAGTTCTATAGGGGCAATTGCCGAAAACAGTGCACATCCGTACACTGCGCCACCTTTTGTCCCGGTGGGCCTGTAGATGTTGTTCGTATTGCGTATGTCGTTGATGGGCCTGCATTTTGTCCTGGCGGGGGTGCTCGGTGTGATCCTGGGCGTGTGCCGACCGTTCAACCCGGACAACAGCCGTTTATGCGCAAGGTTGTATGCGTGGCCCGCCATGCGGATTCTGGGTCTACGGGTCAGGTCCGACGTCGATACGTTGGTAGATAAACCCCAGAGCTGTGTAATCGTCGCCAACCACCAATCCAACTATGACCTGTTCGTGTTCGGCAACGTGGTGCCCCACCGCACCGTGTGCATTGGTAAAAAGAGCCTGAAGTGGGTGCCGCTGTTCGGGCAGTTGTTCTGGCTGGCGGGCAACGTGCTGATCGACCGTGGCAACGCGATCAAGGCGCGCCGCTCCATGCTGATCACCACCCATACGTTGCAGCATGAAAAAACCTCCATCTGGGTGTTCCCGGAAGGCACGCGCAATCTGGGCGGAGATTTGCTGCCGTTCAAGAAAGGTGCCTTTCAGATGGCGATCGCCGCCGGGGTGCCGATTGTGCCGGTGTGCGTCAGCCGCTACATCAAGCACATGCACCTGAATCGTTGGCGCAGTGGTGACATTCTCATACGTTCACTGCCGGCAATTCCTACGCAAGGGCTGACCCTGGATGACATGCCCCGGCTCATCGCCCAGTGCCGCGAGCAAATGCAGGCGTGCGTCGCAGCGATGGACAGCCAATTGCAGTCAGGTTGAGCACAGCCTCCCCTCCCAGGACGGTTTTTTGTTGGAGAACTCGGCGGATTTTGCTGACTCTCAAGCAACAGGGCGCGCTAAGCTGCACAGTGCCTGCTATTGCCATTTTCCAATAAGAAGTGAACCACGATCATGGGTAGAGTCGTTGCTGCTGCGGTTTACAGCGCCGGTAAGAAAATCACCAATATCACCCTCGACGAAGGCAGCGCCTGGGCTGCAAAACCAGGTCATTTTGTGTGGATCGGCCTTGAAGAGCCCACTGCCCAGGAGCTGACCAATCTGCAGCGTCAGTTCAACCTGCACGAACTGGCGATTGAAGACGCCATGGAGAAGCACAGCCGCCCCAAGCTGGAGACCTTCGGCGATGCGCTGTTCATCGTCACGTATTCGCCGATACGCAAGGACGGCAAGCTGCAATTCATCGAAACCCATATCTTCGCCGGCAAGGGCTACATCATCACCGCCCGCAATGGACACTCGGCTTCCTACGCCCATGTCCGACAACGCTGTGAGGCGCGTCCACTTCTGCTGGAGCATGGGGAAGATTTCGTACTCTATGCCATCCTCGATTTCGTGATTGAAAACTATCAGCCGATGGGCGAAGCCATTCATAACGAAATCGATGAGCTGGAACACCACGTGCTGTGCAGCGCCTTGAACGAACGGGACATCCAGAACCTGCACAGCTTGCGCCGCGACGTGCTGCGCCTGCGTCGCTACGCAGCGCCGATGGTGGAAATCAGCGAAGAACTGCAGAAGCTGAACTTTCCTTTTATCGACAAGAACATGCGTCCGTATTTCCGCGATGTGCAGATCCATGTCACGCGGCAGATGGAAGACCTGACGACCCTGGCGGACATTGCCAGCCAGACCATCGAAGTCGGCGTACTGCTCGAAGCCTCACGCCAGAGCGTGGTACAGCGCAAGTTCGCGGCATGGGCGGCGATCCTGGCGTTTCCGACGGCAGTGGCCGGGATCTACGGGATGAACTTCCAGGACATGCCGGAGTTGAGTTGGCACTACGGCTATTTCACGGTGCTGGGGGTGATTACCGTGGGATGCACCGCGCTGTGGGCCAGCTTCAAGCGGTCGGGGTGGTTGTAACCAAGCAGAGGGTCAGCCAATGTTGATGTCGGCTGACCCTTCGTCATCGCGAGCAAGCTCGCTCCCACATTTGACCGGTGTGTGCAAAACCCTGTGGGAGCGAGCCTGCTCGCGAAGCGGTGGGTCTGAGCTGGTCTAATGGCCCCGGACACCTCAATGGGTGAAACTACACCCATTGAGGAATATTCCATGACTAAGAAATACAGAAAATTCGACGCCGAGTTCAAGCTGAAGGTCTGCAAGATGATTGTTGATCAAGGTCTGAGCGTGAACTCGGTTTGTACCGATTTAGGCCTGAGCGACACCGCCGTGCGCCGCTGGGTTCAGCAGTATCAAACCGAG is from Pseudomonas sp. B21-056 and encodes:
- a CDS encoding crotonase/enoyl-CoA hydratase family protein, whose translation is MSEANSGPGRVTREQRGHLFLIGLDRAGKRNAFDSAMLTDLALALGEYERDGEMRCAVVFAHGEHFTAGLDLMELTPKLASGAFKYPDEGIDPWGVSKPRRSKPVVVAVQGTCWTAGIELVLNADIAIAARDARFAHLEVLRGISPSGGSTVRFTQAAGWTDAMRYMLTGEAFDADDALRMRLLAEVVEPGQELARAIEYAERIAKAAPLAIKATLQSAFHARDEGDDAALSQLNELLFTLIKSEDVREGVMAMMQKREPVFKGR
- a CDS encoding TetR/AcrR family transcriptional regulator, whose translation is MRPPKIPRDELLLRCANTFKRLGYHGTTMDELSSACGLTKASFYHHYPNKEALLRDVLDWTHECLKQSLFSIAFDENLSAQERLARMGRKAKRLFQDDSIGCLMGVIAVDATYGKVELMAPIRRFLDDWTAAFAELYRVTCSQAEAQSLARQLVADFEGAILLARIYGDPSYIDAVTERGLRQLELTRIGA
- a CDS encoding zinc ribbon domain-containing protein, which codes for MSLIDCPECSSRISDKAYACPQCGNPFREPSFRLTEKNVGQIAGVTGIWLTAPWIARMVFGVVLVTAVAAVLILR
- a CDS encoding MFS transporter, yielding MPLLSDNKPAHRFGLFCVASFLLSIAYGATFLVSLLVSTLGGTERDAGQVFAVAMVSTLAAVVGSGHLMQRIGMARCMALAAVFLVLASLGFALLPGLGNALLACGLLLGIGWGLFYTVGPIMVAAMIEPSRRTHCFALLSGSMLSGIGSGPFAGKLASHWGLPVQTAFFCAAASAVLGGLYFWWIGRDFAESQRRSGNKVQLGLKSAVQVLRSRSALSILMVGLGGAIFGGLGSFQTSYAASQGLDYSLFFLGFMGAAIACRLLIAGWVVKRNPFATSCALTTLMSIAVMGFGSWVHDSLSYALTAALLGVGYGLNYSVINGLAANEAPPGLTAQALLLFSLAYFIGVFGFPFIAGKLISNVGVHGMLLGVGLIALIAWALSTGRWLAWQLWKPRILPE
- a CDS encoding crotonase/enoyl-CoA hydratase family protein, whose protein sequence is MSDLIAYHLEDGIATLTLNNGKVNAISPDVIAAFNAALDQATEDRAIVIITGQPGILSGGYDLKVMTAGPKEAVGLVTAGSTLARRLLSHPFPVIVACPGHAVAKGAFLLLSADYRIGVDGPFSIGLNEVQIGMTMHHAGIELARDRLRKSAFHRSVINGEMFNPQSAVDAGFLDKVVPAQELQEAALEAARQLKKINMKAHKNTKLKVRKALLETLDTAILLDQEYQG
- a CDS encoding lysophospholipid acyltransferase family protein produces the protein MLFVLRMSLMGLHFVLAGVLGVILGVCRPFNPDNSRLCARLYAWPAMRILGLRVRSDVDTLVDKPQSCVIVANHQSNYDLFVFGNVVPHRTVCIGKKSLKWVPLFGQLFWLAGNVLIDRGNAIKARRSMLITTHTLQHEKTSIWVFPEGTRNLGGDLLPFKKGAFQMAIAAGVPIVPVCVSRYIKHMHLNRWRSGDILIRSLPAIPTQGLTLDDMPRLIAQCREQMQACVAAMDSQLQSG
- a CDS encoding magnesium and cobalt transport protein CorA, coding for MGRVVAAAVYSAGKKITNITLDEGSAWAAKPGHFVWIGLEEPTAQELTNLQRQFNLHELAIEDAMEKHSRPKLETFGDALFIVTYSPIRKDGKLQFIETHIFAGKGYIITARNGHSASYAHVRQRCEARPLLLEHGEDFVLYAILDFVIENYQPMGEAIHNEIDELEHHVLCSALNERDIQNLHSLRRDVLRLRRYAAPMVEISEELQKLNFPFIDKNMRPYFRDVQIHVTRQMEDLTTLADIASQTIEVGVLLEASRQSVVQRKFAAWAAILAFPTAVAGIYGMNFQDMPELSWHYGYFTVLGVITVGCTALWASFKRSGWL